A single region of the Solwaraspora sp. WMMD406 genome encodes:
- a CDS encoding RNA polymerase sigma factor — protein MTELRHTGADVRSLTDTLIAHAERAGGQLTSAEVARTVESAEVTPAQAKKILRALADAGITVVVDGSASTRRRVAAARAVTPASKATTAKTTRRTPATPKQAPAPDEPRPAAPAGAVAAKKAPARKATTAAVPTAPQNGASPDETAAKPPAKATRGKTTKAATPGAAAKSAGPAAKAAAAKAPAKAGKATAKDGDGPEATDEEIDPETLAAEIEDVVVEEPAELAQAAEADATRDNDFEWDDEESEALKQARRDAELTASADSVRAYLKQIGKVPLLNAEQEVELAKRIEAGLYAAERLRAAEESEQKLPTQLTRDLGWISRDGERAKNHLLEANLRLVVSLAKRYTGRGMAFLDLIQEGNLGLIRAVEKFDYTKGYKFSTYATWWIRQAITRAMADQARTIRIPVHMVEVINKLGRIQRELLQDLGREPTPEELAKEMDITPEKVLEIQQYAREPISLDQTIGDEGDSQLGDFIEDSEAVVAVDAVSFSLLQDQLQQVLQTLSEREAGVVRLRFGLTDGQPRTLDEIGQVYGVTRERIRQIESKTMSKLRHPSRSQVLRDYLD, from the coding sequence GTGACAGAACTCCGCCACACCGGCGCCGACGTACGCTCGCTAACCGACACCCTGATCGCCCATGCCGAACGGGCCGGCGGTCAGCTCACGTCGGCCGAGGTCGCACGGACGGTCGAGTCCGCCGAGGTGACCCCGGCCCAGGCCAAGAAGATCCTCCGGGCGCTCGCCGACGCCGGGATCACCGTCGTGGTGGACGGCTCGGCCAGCACCCGGCGTCGGGTCGCCGCGGCTCGGGCGGTCACCCCCGCGTCGAAGGCGACCACCGCCAAGACCACCCGTCGAACGCCGGCCACGCCGAAGCAGGCCCCGGCACCGGACGAGCCCCGACCGGCGGCGCCGGCCGGCGCGGTGGCGGCCAAGAAGGCCCCCGCGCGCAAGGCCACCACCGCAGCGGTTCCGACTGCGCCGCAGAACGGCGCCTCACCCGACGAGACGGCCGCCAAGCCTCCCGCGAAGGCGACCCGAGGTAAGACCACCAAGGCGGCGACGCCCGGCGCAGCGGCCAAATCAGCGGGACCGGCGGCCAAGGCCGCCGCCGCGAAGGCACCGGCGAAGGCGGGCAAGGCGACCGCCAAGGACGGCGACGGGCCGGAGGCCACCGACGAGGAGATCGATCCAGAGACGCTCGCCGCCGAGATCGAGGACGTGGTGGTCGAGGAGCCAGCCGAGCTGGCCCAGGCGGCCGAGGCCGACGCCACCAGGGACAACGACTTCGAATGGGACGACGAGGAGTCCGAGGCGCTCAAGCAGGCCCGCCGCGACGCCGAGCTGACCGCGTCGGCCGACTCGGTCCGGGCGTACCTCAAGCAGATCGGCAAGGTACCGCTGCTCAACGCCGAGCAGGAGGTCGAGCTCGCCAAGCGGATCGAGGCCGGGCTGTACGCCGCCGAGCGCCTACGCGCCGCCGAGGAGAGCGAGCAGAAGCTCCCCACCCAGCTCACCCGGGACCTCGGCTGGATCTCCCGCGACGGTGAACGGGCCAAGAACCACCTGCTGGAGGCTAACCTGCGGCTGGTGGTGTCGCTGGCCAAGCGGTACACCGGACGCGGCATGGCCTTCCTCGATCTCATCCAGGAAGGCAACCTCGGCCTCATCCGCGCCGTCGAGAAGTTCGACTACACCAAGGGCTACAAGTTCTCCACCTACGCCACCTGGTGGATCCGCCAGGCCATCACCCGCGCCATGGCCGACCAGGCCCGCACCATCCGGATCCCGGTGCACATGGTCGAGGTGATCAACAAGCTCGGACGGATCCAGCGCGAGCTGCTGCAGGACCTGGGCCGCGAGCCGACTCCGGAGGAGTTGGCCAAGGAGATGGACATCACACCGGAGAAGGTGCTGGAGATCCAGCAGTACGCCCGGGAGCCCATCTCGCTGGACCAGACGATCGGCGACGAGGGCGACAGCCAACTCGGTGACTTCATCGAGGACTCCGAGGCGGTGGTCGCGGTCGACGCGGTCTCCTTCTCCCTGTTGCAGGACCAGCTGCAGCAGGTGCTGCAGACGCTGTCGGAGCGGGAGGCGGGAGTCGTGAGGTTGCGATTCGGTCTCACTGACGGCCAGCCCCGGACGCTGGATGAGATCGGACAGGTCTACGGGGTGACTCGCGAACGAATCAGGCAGATAGAGTCCAAGACCATGTCCAAACTCCGTCATCCGTCACGTTCCCAGGTACTCCGGGACTACCTGGACTGA
- a CDS encoding DEAD/DEAH box helicase, producing MPASMPTVDTFPALRGWQRRALVEYLRRRSEDFLAVATPGAGKTTFALRIAAELLADGTVEAVTVVAPTEHLKTQWAAAAGRVGIQLDAGFRNADLHSSADFHGAVVTYAQVGIAPQVHRRRTMTRRTLVILDEIHHAGDSRSWGDGIKNAFEPAVRRLMLTGTPFRSDDNPIPFVRYEAGGDGLPRSRADSVYGYSDALRDGVVRPVLFLAYSGETRWRTSAGDELAARLGEPMTQDLVAQAWRTALDPAGDWMPQVLRAADARLGVLRAGGMSDAGGLVIASDQTAARSYARLLERLTGEKPAVVLSDDVGASARIASFGASEQRWLVAVRMVSEGVDIPRLAVGVYATSASTPLYFAQAIGRFVRARRPGETATVFLPSVPHLLGLASEMEAERDHVLGAAKKREGFDDDLLERAQRNEQASGELEKRFEALSATAELDQVIFDGASFGTGAQAGTREEEEYLGLPGLLTADQVAVLLNRRQAEQIAAQRRSRSAEQQVPVARPPVAQPTAGERRIALRRQLNALVAAHHHRTGLPHGKIHAELRRRCGGPPSAQATIEQLEERIAMVQTL from the coding sequence GTGCCGGCCAGCATGCCGACGGTCGACACGTTCCCGGCGTTGCGGGGCTGGCAGCGGCGGGCACTGGTGGAATACCTGCGGCGACGGAGCGAGGACTTCCTCGCGGTCGCCACGCCGGGCGCCGGCAAGACGACGTTCGCTCTGCGGATCGCCGCCGAACTGCTCGCCGACGGGACCGTCGAGGCGGTCACCGTGGTCGCGCCGACCGAGCATCTGAAGACGCAGTGGGCGGCGGCGGCCGGTCGGGTCGGCATCCAACTCGACGCCGGCTTCCGTAACGCGGACCTGCACTCGTCGGCCGACTTCCACGGCGCGGTCGTGACCTACGCCCAGGTCGGGATCGCGCCCCAGGTGCACCGGCGGCGCACGATGACCCGACGGACCCTGGTCATCCTCGACGAGATCCACCACGCCGGAGACTCGCGGTCCTGGGGTGACGGGATCAAGAACGCGTTCGAGCCGGCGGTACGCCGACTGATGCTCACCGGTACGCCGTTTCGCTCCGACGACAACCCGATCCCGTTCGTCCGCTACGAAGCCGGTGGCGACGGTCTGCCGCGATCGCGGGCCGACAGCGTCTACGGCTACTCGGACGCGTTGCGCGACGGGGTGGTACGCCCGGTGCTGTTCCTGGCCTACTCGGGGGAGACTCGGTGGCGTACCAGCGCCGGCGACGAGCTGGCGGCCCGGCTGGGCGAGCCGATGACCCAGGACCTGGTCGCCCAGGCCTGGCGGACCGCGCTCGACCCGGCCGGTGACTGGATGCCGCAGGTGCTGCGGGCGGCCGACGCCCGGCTCGGGGTGCTGCGCGCCGGTGGCATGTCCGACGCCGGTGGTCTGGTCATCGCCAGCGACCAGACGGCCGCGCGGTCCTACGCTCGTCTGCTGGAGCGGCTCACCGGGGAGAAGCCGGCGGTGGTCCTCTCCGACGACGTCGGTGCGTCGGCGCGGATCGCGTCCTTCGGGGCCTCCGAGCAGCGGTGGCTGGTCGCGGTCCGGATGGTCTCCGAAGGGGTGGACATCCCGCGGCTGGCCGTGGGCGTCTATGCCACCAGCGCGTCGACCCCGCTGTACTTCGCGCAGGCGATCGGGCGGTTCGTGCGGGCCCGTCGGCCGGGCGAGACAGCCACCGTCTTCCTGCCCAGCGTGCCGCACCTGCTCGGGTTGGCCAGCGAGATGGAGGCGGAACGCGACCACGTCCTCGGCGCGGCCAAGAAGCGGGAGGGGTTCGACGACGACCTGCTGGAACGGGCCCAGCGCAACGAGCAGGCCAGCGGGGAACTGGAGAAGCGGTTCGAGGCGTTGTCCGCCACCGCCGAACTGGACCAGGTGATCTTCGACGGCGCGTCGTTCGGCACCGGAGCGCAGGCCGGCACCCGTGAGGAAGAGGAATACCTCGGCCTTCCCGGTCTGCTCACCGCCGACCAGGTCGCGGTGCTGCTGAACCGGCGGCAGGCCGAGCAGATCGCCGCGCAGCGCCGATCACGCTCGGCCGAGCAGCAGGTTCCCGTCGCCCGACCACCGGTGGCCCAGCCGACTGCTGGCGAACGGCGGATCGCGCTGCGTCGCCAACTCAACGCCCTGGTCGCCGCGCACCACCACCGGACCGGGCTGCCGCACGGCAAGATCCACGCCGAGTTGCGTCGGCGGTGTGGCGGGCCGCCGAGCGCCCAGGCCACCATCGAGCAGCTCGAAGAGCGGATCGCGATGGTGCAGACGCTCTGA
- a CDS encoding DUF3039 domain-containing protein has protein sequence MSTEVLERPEVKDADTGPEMFHYVRKDKIAESAVMGTFVIALCGERFPVTKTPKPGSPVCPRCKEIYETMTG, from the coding sequence GTGAGTACCGAGGTTCTTGAGCGTCCCGAGGTCAAGGATGCCGACACCGGCCCGGAGATGTTCCATTACGTCCGCAAAGACAAGATCGCCGAGAGCGCTGTCATGGGCACGTTCGTGATCGCCCTCTGCGGTGAACGCTTCCCGGTGACCAAGACACCGAAACCCGGCTCGCCGGTCTGCCCCCGGTGCAAGGAGATCTACGAAACGATGACCGGCTGA